The following DNA comes from Phormidium ambiguum IAM M-71.
TGTCCTCAATCAAGACCTCTGGGAAACACTCGATCGACTCAACACCACAAAAATTAACTGGGAATATGTTCGCGGTCATGCGGGTAACGTTGGTAATGAACGCTGCGACGAAATTGCCCGGAACTTTTCCCTGAGTCGCCCGCAAACTCTCAAACAACTACCAAGATTAGAATCGTTAGAAACATTTAGTTCGGAAACAACAGTCCAATCTGGTTACATAACGTTACAATCCAGTGATGTACCCTCTGACCTTTCTACATTCAAATTAACTATGACTGATGCAACTATTTCTTCTGCTGCTGAGACACTGGAAAGTTTGTCTGGTGAAGGTAGAATTACACAGCTACGTAACTTAGTAGAAGTTCTGCATATTGCTGATGATATTGCCACCAAAGGCTACTTGATCACCAGTTCAGAATTAGCAGACTTAATGGATATTCATACCAGTGCTGTTACCAGTCGAGGAGACAATTGGGTATGGCGTAACTGGGTAGTTTCACGAGTAAGGCGAGAGGGTAATCAAATTCTCTGGCAATTAGAACGAGTGGATTAAATATTTTAGATGGGAGATTACAGAAAAAATTTGCTATCTCCCATCTTAAATCCCACCCTAAAATAATGAAGTAATAATTGATAATTAACTAACCTAGTTTTTC
Coding sequences within:
- the rnhA gene encoding ribonuclease HI, with the protein product MSTFPQIKSIYTDGACSGNPGPGGWGVVIYFADGSVSEMGGAEAQTTNNRMELQAAIAALEFLSKTGQQEPIILYTDSEYVKKGITQWVKGWKNKGWKTAQGKAVLNQDLWETLDRLNTTKINWEYVRGHAGNVGNERCDEIARNFSLSRPQTLKQLPRLESLETFSSETTVQSGYITLQSSDVPSDLSTFKLTMTDATISSAAETLESLSGEGRITQLRNLVEVLHIADDIATKGYLITSSELADLMDIHTSAVTSRGDNWVWRNWVVSRVRREGNQILWQLERVD